tgcttagcacatttcccttaaaatagttccACTGTCTCTcattgtgctggagcttatcgcagaTGCTTGTCTGTCatggtacaacgaatctagtagtgattcagcaccggaatcactatGCAACAAACTTggaaaagtacctgaatcaatCAACGGGTTTTAACGGAAATACGACGAGTCAAGAACTCAAAGAACACTCGATTGATTGAAAAACTCGAAAAACACTCAATTGAATGAAGAATATCAATCCAGCGGCTGATAATACATCCAATGATTGTTATTCCTAGACTCTTGACATATCAAAACTCTTGACATTTCAAGATTCTTAGCATTCGATCTTATCAACTGACATTAAATTTCACCAAACATTCACAATTTAATTTggaatgaatttatatatatttagattaaattatatttaatttatttatctaaattctcatttttattacttaatataattagtttaaaattccaaaatataattattctatTATAGAAGTTTAAAATGTGATTACTAACATTGATTGGGTATTTGATTCTTAATATAATGTATAACTAACCCTACAAAAGAAAAATGTATAGAAAAATgtattcaaacattaataatgcAACTTAATTGacaacataaaaaatttaactcATTTAACAACATTTACAACATAAACTTCTACGATTGGATCTAATAATTGTTGTTTGGTCATGTATCCCATGCATGTCAAACACCCGTTTATTGCCTAGACCACATGTCTCTTCTACCCATAACATTTCATCtgatttcttttcaaaatcttgTAAGCcttattgtgtttataattaatatgtagttcattaaacttattaaactcaaatgaattaaaaacaattaatctaGAAATCCAAATAGCAACAAACATTGGAAATAAGCTATGATTCATGGTATCAATGGAGTAGAttgtttgaatgtttttttatgtCCACATTCAGGTAttccaataaaatattttattctgaATGAGTATGGTGTTACTAGGATAACTTTAAATACTTTATACAAAATGTTTAATAttcatcttataaaaaaatctttaagttGAAGTAACAGTACTGCAtgtgaataaatttatattaaaagtttattgtAATACAAAAactaaatatgaaattatttctcaaatcagttaaatttaaatatatgagaGAAATTTCAGTccataaaaatgtattaattttaataatccaAGATGCATACAATTCTTCATGCATAACCTAACTTAAAGCAACACAAAAATCATGTAGTGTATGTATGattttggtttaaaatctcTTCTCTTCCATAACATCATGACTCAAGCCACTTTAAACTCCAAAATGACTCGTGGTTGCTTTCTAGTATTGACCATGTTTCTCCTTTTCTTCCTCACTTCTTCGTATGCACAAACGGTCAACAAAACAGACCTTCAGCTGGCCATGAATGATATGAGATCTCAATCTTACGATGGATTCGTTATTCTCCTCAAGATGTTGAATAGTACTTCCTTCCCATACCGAGGCATCACTCTCTTCATGCCAAGTGACTCTCAAATATCAGGAACTTCAGTTTCGGTAGATAATATTGAAGTTTTCATGTTACGCCATTCAATTAGGATGCCACTC
This is a stretch of genomic DNA from Impatiens glandulifera chromosome 4, dImpGla2.1, whole genome shotgun sequence. It encodes these proteins:
- the LOC124935037 gene encoding uncharacterized protein LOC124935037, whose protein sequence is MTRGCFLVLTMFLLFFLTSSYAQTVNKTDLQLAMNDMRSQSYDGFVILLKMLNSTSFPYRGITLFMPSDSQISGTSVSVDNIEVFMLRHSIRMPLSFEELAHFPNGSLVPSLFHNHLLRIQNQGNASFYIENARIMSRNVCLKSRIKCHGIDAVITYDNNQNNNNNDGP